One window of Mixophyes fleayi isolate aMixFle1 chromosome 3, aMixFle1.hap1, whole genome shotgun sequence genomic DNA carries:
- the LOC142142537 gene encoding uncharacterized protein LOC142142537: MSVTDVVRGEKLYVCDRCGQRLAQTSTLTYHVHRHTGEKPYVCDRCGQRFAQASTLTYHVRRHTGEKPYVCDRCGQRFAQASTLTYHVRRHTGEKPYVCDRCGQRLAQTSTLTYHVRRHTGEKLYVCDRCGQRLAQTSTLTYHVRRHTGEKPYECNRCSQRFAQTSTLTYHVHRHTGEKPYVCDRCGQRFAQASTLTYHVRRHTGEKPYVCDRCGQRLAQTGTLTYHVRRHTGEKPYVCDRCGQGFAQASTLTYHVRRHTGEKLYVCNLCGQRLAQTSTLTYHVRRHTGEKPYVCNRCGQRLAQTSTLTYHVHRHTGEKPYVCDRCGQRFAQRSTLTYHVRRHTGEKPYVCDRCGQRSAQTSTLTYHVRRHTGEKPYVCDRCSQRFAQTSTLTYHVRRHTGEKPYVCDRCSQRFAQASTLTYHVHRHTGEKPYVCDTCSQRFAQTSTLMYHVRCHTGEKPYVCD, translated from the exons ATGTCTGTGACAGATGTGGTCAGAG gagagaagctaTATGTCTGTGACAGATGTGGTCAGAGGTTGGCACAGACCAGCACCCTGACGTACCACGTCCAccggcacacaggagagaagccgtatGTCTGTGACAGATGTGGTCAGAGGTTTGCACAGGCCAGCACCCTGACGTACCACGTCCGccggcacacaggagagaagccgtatGTCTGTGACAGATGTGGTCAGAGGTTTGCACAGGCCAGCACCCTGACGTACCACGTCCGccggcacacaggagagaagccgtatGTCTGTGACAGATGTGGTCAGAGGTTGGCACAGACCAGCACGCTGACGTACCACGTCCGccggcacacaggagagaagctaTATGTCTGTGACAGATGTGGTCAGAGGTTGGCACAGACCAGCACCCTGACGTACCACGTCCGccggcacacaggagagaagccgtatGAATGTAACAGATGTAGTCAGAGGTTTGCACAGACCAGCACCCTGACGTACCACGTCCAccggcacacaggagagaagccgtatGTCTGTGACAGATGTGGTCAGAGGTTTGCACAGGCCAGCACCCTGACGTACCACGTCCGccggcacacaggagagaagccgtatGTCTGTGACAGATGTGGTCAGAGGTTGGCACAGACCGGCACCCTGACGTACCACGTCCGccggcacacaggagagaagccgtatGTCTGTGACAGATGTGGTCAGGGGTTTGCACAGGCCAGCACCCTGACGTACCACGTCCGccggcacacaggagagaagctgTATGTCTGTAACTTATGTGGTCAGAGGTTGGCACAGACCAGCACCCTGACGTACCACGTCCGccggcacacaggagagaagccatatGTCTGTAACAGATGTGGTCAGAGGTTGGCACAGACCAGCACCCTGACGTACCACGTCCAccggcacacaggagagaagccgtatGTCTGTGACAGATGTGGTCAGAGGTTTGCACAGAGGAGCACCCTGACGTACCACGTCCGccggcacacaggagagaagccgtatGTCTGTGACAGATGTGGTCAGAGGTCGGCACAGACCAGCACCCTGACGTACCACGTCCGccggcacacaggagagaagccgtatGTCTGTGACAGATGTAGTCAGAGGTTTGCACAGACCAGCACCCTGACGTACCACGTCCGccggcacacaggagagaagccgtatGTCTGTGACAGATGTAGTCAGAGGTTTGCACAGGCCAGCACCCTGACGTACCACGTCCAccggcacacaggagagaagccgtatGTCTGTGACACATGTAGTCAGAGGTTTGCACAGACCAGCACCCTGATGTACCACGTCCGctgtcacacaggagagaagccgtatGTCTGTGAC